Below is a window of Desulfuromonadales bacterium DNA.
TGACGGCGGGCACTTCGCCACCGAGCATCTGATGGTTGCAGGACTTTCCGCGGTGTTGCGCCAGGAAGCGGAAAAGAAGGGGCTCAATGTTGTTTTCCACGAAATGAAGGGGGAATCTGATCCGTTCCGGACCATCTGATTCCCCCTTCGACTTTGGTCGATAAACATAACGAACACCGCAGGACGGATTGGGAGGAAAACGTGCAAGAACAGATGGAACTGCTCAGGGAATTGCAGGGGCTCGATCAGGAACTGCTTCGGGTGCGCCAGAACCGGCAGAAGCTGGAAGCCGAGCTGGCTGCTCTCGGCGTCGACCAGGAGCGGGTCCAGACCATGGTGGACACTCTGGCAGCCGACCTGGACCGGTTGCAGGCCGAGAGGCGGGAACTGGTCCAGGCCCTGGCCCAGGAGCAGGAGAATGTGAAGAAGGCTGAAGGGCGCCTGCCGACCATCAAGACCCAGAAGGAATACGTGGCGGTGCTCAAGGAGATCGATACCGCCAAGAAAATGAACAAGGATATCCACGACCGGATTCAGGGCAAGGATGGCGAGATTGCCGCCATGGGCCGGGAGATGGAAGAGAAACAGGCGGAGCTGGCAGCCATCAGCGGGAAGGTGTCAACCCGGCGGACCGAAATCGAAGCCAATCTCGCCGTCTTCGACGAGAATCTGGGAGAGAAGTCGACACACCGCGATTCACTTCTCAAGCAGGTTCCGCTGCCGGTGCAGAAGCGCTACCAGATGCTGCTGGAGCGGCGGGCCGGCGTCGCCGTGGTCGAAGCGCGCAAGGGGACCTGCCTCGGCTGCAACATGCACCTGCCGCCGCAGCTCTTCAACAGCCTGTTCACCTCCCGCGAAATTCAGAACTGCCCGCATTGCAACCGGATGCTGTTCGTCCTGCCGGAGTGATCGGGACTTGGCCGGTGATGCCGGCAGCAGTAGAATGAAAGTGGTCGGAGAAGGCCAGATGATCGCCGCCCGCCGAAGCCTCTGGCGAAGGTGGGGGGAGGAAAGTCCGGGCTCCGCAGGGCAGGATGGTCCCTAACGGGGACCGGGGGTGACCCCAGGGAAAGTGCCACAGAGAGGAGACCGCCCTCCTTCGCTGCCGCTACGCGGCAGCTTCGGCGGGCAGGCCCTCCCACTTAGGTGGGGCAAGGGGCTTGTCCACCGTAGCCTTGGTGAAGGTGGGTAAGGGTGAAAGGGTGAGGTAAGAGCTCACCAGTT
It encodes the following:
- a CDS encoding C4-type zinc ribbon domain-containing protein gives rise to the protein MQEQMELLRELQGLDQELLRVRQNRQKLEAELAALGVDQERVQTMVDTLAADLDRLQAERRELVQALAQEQENVKKAEGRLPTIKTQKEYVAVLKEIDTAKKMNKDIHDRIQGKDGEIAAMGREMEEKQAELAAISGKVSTRRTEIEANLAVFDENLGEKSTHRDSLLKQVPLPVQKRYQMLLERRAGVAVVEARKGTCLGCNMHLPPQLFNSLFTSREIQNCPHCNRMLFVLPE